In a genomic window of Hyalangium gracile:
- a CDS encoding lysophospholipid acyltransferase family protein encodes MSELLSTARQWSHRWLQRLLTPELELLRFAAIQDAGHGYDLFGLEPRHVAVMLALLGRIHEHYFRVTAHGVENIPARGPAILASNHSGTLPFDATMIWTDVLLRRGRIARAVADYFVAGMPFVGTLFARCGVVGGTPGNLRVLLESGELVMLFPEGVPGISKPIWKRYQLQEWREGHAELALRHRVPVVPVAVIGAEEQMPLLGRLETLGSWIGVPHIPVPLTPIPLPVRYHIHYGEPLVLHEGLEPEDADDPDVVKRASSRVREAVQELIARGLRQRQGLFR; translated from the coding sequence ATGAGCGAACTGCTGAGCACGGCGAGACAGTGGAGCCACCGGTGGCTCCAGCGGCTGCTCACTCCCGAGTTGGAGCTGCTCCGCTTCGCCGCCATCCAGGATGCGGGGCATGGGTACGATCTCTTCGGCCTGGAGCCCCGGCACGTCGCCGTGATGCTGGCGCTGCTCGGGCGGATCCACGAGCACTACTTCCGAGTGACGGCCCACGGGGTGGAGAACATCCCCGCGCGGGGCCCGGCCATCCTGGCCTCCAACCACTCGGGTACCCTGCCCTTCGACGCGACGATGATCTGGACGGATGTCCTCCTGCGCCGGGGGAGGATTGCTCGGGCCGTCGCGGACTACTTCGTGGCGGGGATGCCCTTCGTGGGGACGCTGTTCGCGCGCTGCGGCGTGGTGGGAGGCACGCCCGGCAACCTGCGAGTGCTGCTGGAGTCGGGCGAGCTGGTGATGCTCTTTCCCGAGGGCGTTCCTGGCATCTCCAAGCCGATCTGGAAGCGCTACCAGTTGCAGGAGTGGCGCGAGGGACACGCGGAGCTGGCCTTGCGCCATCGCGTCCCAGTGGTGCCGGTGGCCGTCATCGGGGCGGAGGAGCAGATGCCGCTGCTGGGGCGCCTCGAGACCCTGGGCTCGTGGATCGGGGTTCCTCACATTCCCGTCCCGCTCACGCCCATCCCGCTGCCCGTGCGCTATCACATCCACTATGGCGAACCGCTCGTGCTTCACGAGGGGCTTGAGCCCGAGGATGCGGATGATCCCGACGTGGTGAAGCGCGCCTCCTCCCGGGTCCGCGAGGCCGTCCAGGAGCTCATCGCGCGGGGCCTTCGCCAGCGGCAGGGGCTCTTTCGATGA
- a CDS encoding NAD-dependent epimerase/dehydratase family protein, with protein sequence MSGSLTGELTRPPTPRGVLLLGATTPLGRSLCTQLIADPSIQAVLAVAQESREQAELPEDPRLTYQQVDLTRPRQMHRLLFGAARDLGVDVMVHIAMHRTYEHGARIHAQNVEALRWILTLSERHPTLRRVVFRSSVEVYRVQENLPTLITEDHPLDFSGDAPQWVRDRVEADVLACMRMGMSPVEVAVLRCSELLSPGSGSQLHDYLTAPVCLRSAGFDPMLNVLSLEDATQAFLGAIRASGVQGIFNISGADTLPLTECIRRWGRPSLPVPGPLLAPAYRLRRRFAGSQFSYRIYRGRFHLAAILDGTRAREALGYTPRHPIHWPVEK encoded by the coding sequence ATGAGCGGGAGCCTGACGGGAGAGCTGACACGGCCTCCAACGCCTCGCGGAGTGCTGCTGCTGGGTGCGACGACACCGCTTGGGCGGAGCCTCTGCACACAGCTGATCGCCGACCCGAGCATCCAGGCCGTGCTTGCCGTCGCCCAGGAGAGCCGGGAGCAGGCGGAGCTGCCCGAGGACCCGCGCCTCACGTATCAGCAGGTGGATCTCACGCGCCCGAGGCAGATGCACCGGTTGCTCTTCGGTGCGGCGCGGGATCTGGGCGTCGACGTGATGGTCCACATCGCCATGCACCGGACCTACGAGCATGGAGCGCGCATCCACGCGCAGAACGTGGAGGCGCTGAGATGGATCCTCACGCTCTCCGAGCGCCACCCTACCCTGCGGCGGGTGGTGTTCCGCTCCTCGGTCGAGGTGTACCGGGTGCAGGAGAACCTCCCCACGCTCATCACCGAGGACCACCCGCTCGACTTCTCAGGGGACGCGCCACAGTGGGTACGAGACAGGGTGGAGGCCGACGTCCTGGCCTGCATGCGCATGGGCATGAGCCCGGTGGAGGTGGCGGTGCTGCGCTGCTCTGAGTTGCTGTCGCCTGGGTCGGGCTCGCAGCTCCATGACTACCTGACCGCGCCGGTCTGCCTGCGCTCGGCCGGGTTCGATCCGATGCTCAACGTGCTCTCGCTGGAGGACGCGACCCAGGCATTCCTGGGAGCCATCCGAGCCAGCGGCGTACAGGGCATCTTCAACATCTCGGGAGCGGACACCCTGCCGCTGACCGAATGCATCCGGAGGTGGGGACGACCCTCCCTGCCCGTTCCCGGCCCGCTGCTGGCTCCGGCGTATCGCCTCCGGCGCCGCTTCGCCGGCTCGCAGTTCTCGTATCGGATCTATCGAGGTCGCTTCCACCTGGCGGCCATCCTCGATGGGACGCGCGCACGAGAGGCGCTGGGCTATACGCCTCGGCACCCCATCCACTGGCCCGTGGAGAAGTGA
- a CDS encoding Ig-like domain-containing protein, with amino-acid sequence MLALLGLAGMSCGDGKDTTAPTSVRITGGATAGETVTGRRTLQATAEDDSGQVTRMEFYLSNTRVCADATAKNSGETFSCEWDSSTAPQGAHPLTARASDAAGNVTVSEPLSLTIPPPNRAPTISQVTATPTSVNEGSSILLSVTASDPDGDSLTSTWTQLPIVPSGTFGSETGLSRSWTAPIVSRNTTFTLKVSVADGRGGTAESTVAVAVANVASLNRAPLVSDVIPDPTTAVVAGDTVTLFVPASDPDGDPLTYSWTTSPAGQGTFTTPTESVARWSSPDIASTKAFSFQVTVSDGTDSVTRSVQVQVRVPTYAQDIQPLWSPTCTTCHADSSSPGALNLQASSSYASLVNRNGTGACSSLKRVQPGQPDDSLLVQKISGNSCGGRMPAQDTDYFDRNPGELIRIRSWILAGALND; translated from the coding sequence ATGTTGGCGCTCCTGGGCCTGGCAGGGATGAGCTGTGGGGATGGCAAGGACACCACCGCCCCCACCAGCGTCCGGATCACGGGCGGCGCGACCGCGGGGGAGACCGTCACGGGCCGCAGGACGCTGCAAGCCACCGCCGAGGATGACTCGGGCCAGGTGACTCGGATGGAGTTCTACCTCTCCAACACCCGCGTCTGCGCGGACGCAACAGCCAAGAACTCCGGGGAGACGTTCTCGTGCGAGTGGGACTCCTCCACGGCGCCCCAAGGAGCCCATCCGCTCACCGCGAGAGCCTCGGATGCCGCGGGCAACGTCACCGTCTCGGAGCCGCTCTCGCTCACCATCCCTCCGCCCAATCGCGCGCCCACCATCAGCCAGGTGACAGCCACGCCCACCTCCGTCAATGAGGGCTCGAGCATCCTCCTGTCCGTCACGGCCAGCGACCCGGACGGTGACTCGCTCACGTCCACCTGGACGCAGCTCCCCATCGTTCCGTCCGGCACGTTCGGCAGCGAGACCGGCCTCTCTCGCTCGTGGACGGCGCCCATCGTGTCGCGCAACACGACCTTCACCCTGAAGGTCTCCGTCGCGGATGGTCGGGGCGGAACAGCCGAGTCCACCGTGGCGGTTGCCGTGGCCAACGTCGCCTCCCTCAACCGCGCGCCGCTCGTGAGCGACGTCATCCCCGATCCCACCACGGCGGTGGTGGCCGGGGATACCGTCACCCTCTTCGTTCCCGCCAGTGATCCGGACGGAGACCCCCTCACCTACTCCTGGACCACGAGCCCCGCTGGACAGGGGACCTTCACGACTCCGACCGAGTCGGTGGCCCGGTGGTCCTCCCCTGACATCGCCTCGACCAAGGCCTTCTCCTTCCAGGTGACCGTGTCCGATGGCACGGACTCCGTGACGCGCTCGGTGCAGGTGCAGGTGCGCGTGCCCACCTACGCCCAGGACATCCAGCCGCTCTGGAGCCCGACCTGCACCACGTGCCACGCCGACAGCTCATCGCCGGGCGCCCTCAACCTGCAGGCGAGCAGCTCCTATGCCTCGCTCGTCAACCGGAATGGCACCGGCGCCTGCAGTTCGCTCAAGCGCGTGCAGCCGGGCCAGCCCGACGACTCCCTCCTGGTGCAGAAGATCAGCGGCAATAGCTGCGGCGGCAGGATGCCAGCGCAGGACACGGACTACTTCGACCGGAATCCGGGCGAGCTCATCCGCATCCGCTCCTGGATCCTCGCGGGTGCCCTCAACGACTGA
- the pssA gene encoding CDP-diacylglycerol--serine O-phosphatidyltransferase: protein MTTEPREKPPRRHFSMIRTFVLADFVTLGNGFSGAGTILSAMQYLATGEQRWLWLAFGLMPLALILDFADGRIARWRFKSSPLGADLDSLADVISFGMAPAALAFAVGMRGALDVAVLLYFVACGISRLARFNVTSAELSDGTGKVKYFEGTPIPTSLALVAVLAVATWQGRIGVGEKLLGGVWELGPLELHPLVLLYLLSGSAMISKTLRIPKI from the coding sequence ATGACGACCGAGCCCCGCGAGAAACCGCCTCGCCGCCACTTCTCGATGATCCGCACCTTCGTGCTGGCGGACTTCGTCACGCTGGGCAACGGCTTCTCGGGAGCAGGCACCATCCTCTCGGCGATGCAGTACCTGGCCACGGGGGAGCAGCGGTGGTTGTGGCTGGCCTTCGGGCTGATGCCGCTGGCGCTGATCCTCGACTTCGCGGATGGCCGGATCGCCCGCTGGCGCTTCAAGTCCTCGCCCCTGGGGGCGGACCTGGATTCACTGGCGGACGTCATCTCGTTCGGCATGGCTCCGGCGGCCCTGGCCTTCGCGGTGGGGATGCGGGGAGCCCTGGACGTGGCCGTGCTCCTCTACTTCGTGGCCTGTGGCATCAGCCGACTGGCCCGCTTCAACGTCACCTCCGCCGAGCTCAGCGACGGCACGGGCAAGGTGAAGTACTTCGAGGGTACGCCGATTCCCACGAGCCTGGCCCTGGTGGCGGTGCTGGCCGTGGCGACATGGCAGGGCCGGATCGGCGTGGGCGAGAAGCTCCTGGGCGGGGTGTGGGAGCTGGGGCCGCTGGAGCTGCATCCGCTGGTGCTGCTGTACCTGCTGAGCGGCAGCGCGATGATCAGCAAGACCCTGCGCATTCCGAAGATCTGA